A stretch of the Rhinoderma darwinii isolate aRhiDar2 chromosome 3, aRhiDar2.hap1, whole genome shotgun sequence genome encodes the following:
- the REEP4 gene encoding receptor expression-enhancing protein 4, with protein sequence MVSWIISRAVVLVFGLLYPAYSSYKAVKTKNVREYVRWMMYWIVFALFMTVETFTDIFLSWFPFYYEIKMAFVVWLLSPYTRGASLLYRKCVHPALSLREKEIDTYIVQAKERSYESVVTLGRKGLNIAASAAVQAASKGQGALVGRLRSFSMQDLRELPDDAPIHYRDPLYPEADLHRRPIGYSTQSQADSDSMDERWSDTESKSSARTRGSLPQKPLQRTQSLRVSKKKGLSREASVRSSKPRAKKKTAQVDLEV encoded by the exons ATGGTGTCCTGGATTATCTCCCGGGCGGTAGT GCTTGTCTTTGGTTTATTGTATCCTGCCTATTCATCATACAAAGCTGTGAAAACCAAGAATGTCCGAGAATAT GTGCGCTGGATGATGTACTGGATCGTCTTTGCCCTCTTCATGACTGTAGAAACTTTCACTGACATTTTCCTCTCCTG GTTCCCGTTTTACTATGAGATTAAGATGGCCTTTGTGGTCTGGCTGCTGTCCCCATACACACGAGGAGCCAGCTTACTGTACAGGAAGTGTGTGCATCCTGCCCTGTCCCTACGGGAAAAG GAGATAGACACATATATTGTGCAGGCAAAGGAGCGAAGCTACGAATCCGTTGTCACTCTTGGACGAAAAGGTCTAAACATAGCGGCCAGTGCGGCCGTGCAAGCCGCCAGCAAG GGACAAGGAGCTCTAGTTGGACGTCTACGCAGCTTCAGCATGCAGGATTTGAGGGAGCTCCCAGATGATGCTCCCATACACTACAGAGATCCCCTATATCCAGAAGCTGACCTCCATCGCCGCCCTAttg GTTATTCAACTCAGTCCCAAGCCGATAGTGACTCCATGGATGAAAGGTGGTCAGACACTGAAAGCAAATCCTCAGCGAGAACAAGAGGTAGCCTACCACAAAAACCACTGCAGAGGACTCAGAGTCTGAGGGTGTCAAAGAAGAAGGGGCTGTCTAGGGAG GCATCTGTCCGGAGCAGCAAACCTCGCGCAAAGAAGAAGACTGCACAGGTCGACTTAGAAGTGTAA